From Saccopteryx leptura isolate mSacLep1 chromosome 3, mSacLep1_pri_phased_curated, whole genome shotgun sequence, one genomic window encodes:
- the CYP1B1 gene encoding cytochrome P450 1B1 yields the protein MAIRLSFDDPLLPITLSAQQTTLLLLFSVLAAVHVGQWLLRQRRRQPGSAPPGPFAWPLIGNAAAVGPAPHLSFARLSRRYGDVFQIRLGSCRVVVLNGERTIRQALVQQGAAFADRPPFASFRVVSGGRSLAFGQYSERWKAQRRAAHRTMRAFSTCLPHSRGILQGHVLGEARELVLLLVRGSAGGACLDPRPLTVVAVANVMSAVCFGCRYSHDDPEFRELLSHNEEFGRTVAAGSLVDVLPWLQRFPNPVRTAFREFEKINRNFSNFVLDKFLRHRESLRPGAAPRDMMDACILSVAKEAAEGLDEGGARLDLDDVPSTITDIFGASQDTLSTGLQWLLILFIRYPEVQARVQAELDQVVGRERLPSLDDQPKLPYIMAFLYEALRFSSFTPVTIPHATTTNTSLLGYHIPKDTVVFVNQWSVNHDPVKWPNPEDFDPTRFLDEDGFINKDLASSVMIFSVGKRRCIGEELSKMQLFLFISILAHQCNFKANPDELVKIDFNYGLTIKPKSFKINVTLRESMELLDKAVQTLQAKEDCQ from the exons ATGGCCATTAGGCTCAGCTTCGACGATCCTCTGCTGCCGATCACGCTGTCCGCCCAACAGACCACGCTCCTGCTGCTCTTCTCGGTGCTAGCCGCAGTGCACGTGGGTCAGTGGCTGCTGaggcagcggcggcggcagccGGGGTCCGCGCCCCCGGGACCTTTTGCGTGGCCGCTGATCGGAAACGCCGCGGCCGTGGGCCCCGCGCCGCACCTCTCGTTCGCTCGCTTGTCGCGGCGCTACGGTGACGTCTTCCAGATTCGCCTGGGCAGCTGCCGGGTGGTGGTGCTGAACGGCGAGCGCACCATCCGCCAGGCCCTGGTGCAGCAGGGCGCCGCCTTTGCTGACCGGCCGCCCTTCGCCTCGTTCCGCGTGGTGTCAGGCGGCCGCAGCTTGGCTTTCGGCCAGTATTCCGAGCGCTGGAAGGCGCAGCGCCGCGCGGCGCACAGAACCATGCGCGCCTTCTCCACGTGCCTGCCGCACAGCCGTGGCATCCTCCAGGGCCACGTGCTGGGAGAGGCGCGCGAGCTGGTGCTGCTGCTGGTGCGCGGCAGCGCGGGCGGCGCCTGCCTCGACCCGCGGCCGCTGACGGTGGTGGCTGTGGCCAACGTCATGAGCGCCGTGTGCTTCGGCTGTCGCTACAGCCACGACGACCCCGAGTTCCGCGAGCTGCTCAGCCACAACGAGGAATTCGGGCGCACGGTGGCAGCGGGCAGCCTGGTGGACGTGCTGCCCTGGCTGCAGCGTTTCCCTAACCCCGTGCGCACCGCCTTCCGAGAATTCGAGAAGATCAACCGCAACTTCAGCAACTTCGTCCTCGACAAGTTCCTGAGGCACCGCGAAAGCCTCCGTCCCGGGGCCGCCCCCCGCGACATGATGGACGCCTGCATCCTTTCGGTGGCCAAGGAGGCGGCCGAAGGCTTGGACGAAGGTGGCGCGCGGCTGGACTTAGACGACGTGCCGTCTACGATCACCGACATCTTCGGCGCTAGCCAAGACACTCTCTCCACCGGGCTGCAGTGGCTGCTCATCCTTTTCATCAG GTACCCTGAAGTGCAGGCTCGGGTGCAGGCGGAGTTGGATCAAGTCGTGGGGAGAGAGCGTCTGCCTTCCCTGGACGACCAGCCCAAGCTGCCCTACATCATGGCCTTTCTTTATGAAGCCCTGCGCTTCTCCAGCTTTACGCCTGTCACCATTCCTCAcgccaccaccaccaacacctcTCTTTTGGGCTACCACATTCCCAAGGACACCGTGGTTTTTGTTAACCAGTGGTCAGTGAACCATGACCCAGTGAAGTGGCCTAACCCAGAGGACTTCGATCCCACCCGGTTCTTGGACGAGGACGGTTTCATCAACAAGGACCTGGCCAGCAGCGTGATGATTTTTTCAGTGGGCAAACGACGCTGCATCGGAGAAGAGCTTTCCAAGATGCAGCTGTTTCTCTTCATTTCCATCCTGGCTCACCAGTGCAATTTCAAGGCCAATCCAGACGAGCTTgtgaaaattgattttaattatgGCCTGACCATTAAACCCAAGTCATTTAAAATCAACGTCACTCTCAGAGAGTCCATGGAGCTCCTTGACAAGGCTGTCCAAACGTTACAAGCCAAGGAAGACTGCCAGTGA